From Xyrauchen texanus isolate HMW12.3.18 chromosome 44, RBS_HiC_50CHRs, whole genome shotgun sequence:
ctttggtagagtgagccctgatccctACTGGCGAAGCATGACCGTGTGCGTCGTAggcaggcccggactggccatcgggagcaccgggacaattcccgctggcctggcgactaagttggcctgctgccagccagcgttttttttttaaatgtattattattattttatattactacctttaccagtgatcatttttgaattcgtcattcaataaaattattattaatattaataacaataaaaagtggcaaggctacgattcgactttacgcctcagacaaacggttaaacagaaaatgcgagcagcacccgtctaacgttacattcgtggagaaatcaaaacaaatgagtgcacaaagaaaactcacagaagcaatgtactgaggtaaaaattctaattgttgttttttttatttataacatatgatttagtttaacataacacaactaagggagctgttttgctgaatattaacacgattgaaaatgttacattgaatttattgttcaataaacaagtagcgtagttaatatttattattaagttacttacattttagacacaaaccatattaagtgtttttgttctatttcaccgacaaaatagttccaaaggaaagctacagcagcgccgtgttttgttactgaatgattcagcgttttgaacaaatcttttgtatgaatgactcactaattacatttatgcatttacatttatgcatttggcagacgcttttatccaaagcgacttacagtgcaattattacagggacaatccccccggagcaacctggagttaagtgccttgctcaaggacacaatggtggtggccgtggggttagaacctctgaccttctgattaccagccctgtgctttaaccactatgccaccaccactctaccactatgccaccaccactctacggTGGTGGCATAGACcgtaattaagacggtcacttgccgccacctattggcggtttagtttaatgtttaagtattgcattttttttatattcaaacatttatttaaaacatcaatctcataacattatttattgcagttgtaattgcagtgcacaggacgttatgtgcagacccatttgatatcaggactgctttacttctaggttggttgtttatgtttttatgtaatggtcatactgtgaaataaatgtaatttagggggtgcaaggttgtccgtgtttcaaaattttatttgggtgcataggatggcctagatgggtgtaggatttcccggcctgaaattgtgtcccagtccggccctggccataggccagggcaatagcatccctcaccaaagtgacattgtctgcttggtgaCGGCCTCCCCCTTGTTgcagcccccatggcaaacggatATTTGCTCTGACTTACGCCAcaggctagtgcggtggacataactctgaagggcacggactggatacagttcgtgaagtctttcctgctccggtgttGTAAACGgtagggagcagaaggcttagagagtgaccggatgtacggtcgaGAAGGAACctcaggcaggtagtcaggatgagggtgcaatattgctttagacattgggcaaaatctaagcaggcttgcaagacagacagagcctgcagatcctCAATTCTTTAGAGAagaaactgccataaaaaaaaacccatcttgagagtcagaggtttctcagacgctgactctagaggagAAAACTCTTAACAGAGGAAAAGAGAGTTCTGACAGCTTAAGAAGCACAACTCACACATTGGTctgaagaaatttttttttgcataaaaattTATGTCTATGTGTCAAAAATGTTTGCATAAAAATACATCTTCTAATCATATCCTGATCTCTTTAGTCCTGATGGAATAAACAGTGGGGTTAATAAGGGGAGGAACCAGAGAGGCAACAATCATTATTGAATTTCACTTAGTTAAATTTAACACAAATATTATTCAAGTTAATAACACAGAGACCACCTTTCGTGCATTATAAGATGACTCAAGTATGTACTGATCATTTGGTTTCTGATTGAGTTATCAATTTTTATAATTGATAttcaattataaaaattatataaattttttttggtcGAGTTTTAGcattaattttgggtatgccactgaaacaagaaATCTTTAAAAGCACCTTCAGAGCTTTAAGCTGGTATACGagaaatcattttaacattggaaaaatTACATACGTTTTAAACAGCAGTGCCGATTTTATACCAGGATACTTAGCAATTCCATTCATgttctaagtaaaaaaaaaaaaaaaaacctcagttGAGTATATAATGATCCCACAACCCCATGTGCAGTCCTTAGATCCCAATACACAgatgttttaatataattaatatacaaatatttcatgttttcattgAGACTGAGAAAAAGCAGGCTtctttatttcatgtttaataacattattatttattattattcacacatCAAATGCTCAGatagaaatatacaaaataataaatatatcaaaGTATctacaaaagcattttttttaacaagCATGTCAGTTTATAGAAAAGCATTTTGCTGTATATTACTTTATTAACTCCCAAtactgttattttaaaataagCAGAACTCTGAATGTTTTTCCATCCTTCCTTTTACTTCATTTTGGAAAACATAGAATACAATAGTTATCTACTCTTGTGCCTTTTCTAAAGTGAGCAAGAGAATCATCAACACAAATTGATTTGCAATATCTTCACAATCAGCAATGaaaatttaacaataaaattactTTGATAATCCTGATGAAAAAAGCTTATTGATGAATTGGTATAActtttttacacaaaaatacaCCTGCTAATCGTTTCCTGATCTCTTTAGTCCTGATGGAATATACAGTGGGGTTTATTAGTAAAGGAACAAGGGAGGCAACAATCAATATTGCATTTCGCTCTGTTAAATTTAGCACAACTCCTATTCGAGTAAGTAAGTTAGAGACAAGTTTTGGAGcaaaaaaactgaacaaaacaatgagGTGACTCAAACATGTGTTTATCATTTGCTTTTTGCTTGAGTTGTTGGAGAGTTTGGTCACACTATATGCCAGCACAGCATAAGTGCACAGAATAAATGGGAACAGTCCACAAATCAACAACAGGTTAAGCATTGTTGGAAAGAAAAAATAGGGTTCAGGGTTGACACAAGCAGCTCTGACTATAGAAGGATAATCACAAAACACATATCTGATGACAGGCTGGCAGTATGGAAGACCATCTACCACAGATGCTACAAACCCCATTACAATGAAACTAATGAGCCAAGTCAGCAAAATAAGCTGAACTGTTCGTGAATTTGTTACAATGCTGTGATACCCTAACGGAAGTCTAATCGCAAGAAGTCGGTCTAATGCCATCAAAGAGAGAGCCATGCACTCTGTGATATTACACAGATGAAATAAGTACATCCTTGAAATACAAGAGTAATATGAAACTGTTTTAATGTCAGCCAGAAGCACTGAAATCATGGTTGTGCTGCAGGTAGAGGAGAACATTATGTCGACAACAGCTAAGTTACAGATTAATATGTACATTGGTTTGTGTAAACGTCTGTCCGTCAAAATGATGCACAGATTGATGCCGTTCCCAAGCAATATGAGCATGTAGGTAATTAAAATAAGGAATCCGAGGAATTTTAGGTTCTGCAGGTGATCAAATCCAGTAATTATAAAGCTGTCTACATTTTTCCCAGTgaaatttacatttgacattttcaacCCACTCACTTTCAaagacacaaaattattttttaaaatacagtttgTACAAATGAAAAGATTAACTCAATTAGAGCCTCGATGTACTTGTATATGCAGAGAAAAAAAGCCCCTGTGAAGGAAAATGGCAGAAAGAGACAGGCAGAATCTGTAACAGCAAGGTGATGACAACTGTACAAGTCGAAGAAtagtttaaacaaaaatacaaaaa
This genomic window contains:
- the LOC127636363 gene encoding olfactory receptor 6N1-like; this translates as MSNVNFTGKNVDSFIITGFDHLQNLKFLGFLILITYMLILLGNGINLCIILTDRRLHKPMYILICNLAVVDIMFSSTCSTTMISVLLADIKTVSYYSCISRMYLFHLCNITECMALSLMALDRLLAIRLPLGYHSIVTNSRTVQLILLTWLISFIVMGFVASVVDGLPYCQPVIRYVFCDYPSIVRAACVNPEPYFFFPTMLNLLLICGLFPFILCTYAVLAYSVTKLSNNSSKKQMINTCLSHLIVLFSFFAPKLVSNLLTRIGVVLNLTERNAILIVASLVPLLINPTVYSIRTKEIRKRLAGVFLCKKVIPIHQ